In Acidaminococcus timonensis, one DNA window encodes the following:
- a CDS encoding DUF819 family protein: MFLAGGLLALEKYTKWKIFNLVPPLVWIYVLNMVFCTMGLYHSKEVSAAYKALKNNLLYAMIFVMLLRCDFRKLAKLGGRMVAIFLGCSVTLFVGFVVGYPIFKGFLGNDTWGAVAALYASWVGGSANMAAMQAALPVDAGAYSCALALDTVCYSVWIALLLLMVKYAPKWNNAVKADTSKLQAVADAAAAEVAKEKKKATAADWIFLIGISLLVSAISQSVGASLNASLKAVGLGMFDKGTMTTVFVTVLGLICAMSPLGKVPAVEELSSVYLYAVVSLLASTASVMDLLSAPMWVVYGFFILAVHVILMYVLSKLFHWDLCMVSTASLANIGGAASAPIVASAYNESYAGIGVLMGVLGAAVGNFAGLICGYVLKLMA; encoded by the coding sequence ATGTTTCTGGCAGGGGGCCTGCTGGCCCTGGAAAAATATACCAAGTGGAAGATCTTCAACCTGGTTCCACCTCTGGTGTGGATCTATGTGCTGAACATGGTGTTCTGCACCATGGGACTGTACCATTCCAAGGAAGTGTCTGCTGCGTATAAGGCACTGAAGAACAATCTGCTGTACGCCATGATCTTTGTCATGCTGCTGCGCTGCGACTTCCGGAAACTGGCCAAACTGGGCGGCCGGATGGTGGCGATCTTCCTGGGCTGTTCCGTCACCCTGTTCGTGGGCTTCGTCGTCGGGTATCCCATTTTCAAGGGATTCCTGGGCAATGATACCTGGGGTGCCGTGGCCGCTCTGTATGCCTCCTGGGTAGGGGGTTCAGCCAATATGGCAGCTATGCAGGCGGCACTGCCGGTGGATGCCGGTGCCTACAGCTGCGCCCTGGCTCTGGATACAGTGTGTTATTCCGTGTGGATCGCCCTGCTGCTGCTCATGGTGAAATACGCACCCAAATGGAACAATGCGGTGAAGGCCGATACCTCCAAACTGCAGGCTGTGGCAGATGCGGCTGCTGCTGAAGTGGCCAAGGAAAAGAAAAAGGCTACCGCAGCTGACTGGATCTTCCTGATCGGTATTTCCCTGCTGGTATCCGCCATCAGCCAGAGCGTGGGGGCTTCCCTGAATGCTTCTCTGAAGGCGGTGGGCCTGGGTATGTTCGATAAGGGCACCATGACTACCGTATTCGTCACGGTACTGGGCCTTATCTGCGCCATGAGCCCGCTGGGCAAGGTACCGGCCGTGGAGGAACTGTCCAGCGTGTACCTGTACGCTGTCGTTTCCCTGCTGGCGTCCACGGCTTCCGTCATGGACCTTCTGAGTGCGCCCATGTGGGTGGTCTACGGGTTCTTCATCCTGGCGGTGCACGTGATCCTCATGTATGTGCTCAGCAAGCTGTTCCACTGGGATCTGTGCATGGTGTCCACGGCGTCCCTGGCCAACATCGGCGGGGCAGCCTCGGCACCCATCGTGGCTTCGGCCTACAACGAATCCTATGCGGGCATCGGGGTACTGATGGGGGTGCTGGGCGCCGCCGTGGGGAATTTCGCCGGGCTGATCTGCGGCTATGTTTTGAAGTTGATGGCCTGA